A part of Desulfomicrobium baculatum DSM 4028 genomic DNA contains:
- a CDS encoding c-type cytochrome, with translation MNKQTFIGIAAALILVSYVGISVASEAGNARKGRFLFRQNCRPCHMENPVGAKPAHYLGPDAKTQAEWKAVFENYGDLPCKDEWSKISDEDRQDIFRYLHDGAKDSPTPAKCG, from the coding sequence ATGAACAAGCAGACTTTCATCGGCATCGCCGCTGCGCTGATCCTGGTGTCCTATGTAGGCATTTCCGTGGCCAGCGAAGCGGGCAACGCGCGCAAGGGCCGTTTTTTGTTCCGTCAGAACTGCCGCCCGTGCCATATGGAAAATCCCGTGGGGGCCAAGCCCGCCCATTATCTCGGACCCGACGCCAAGACCCAGGCCGAGTGGAAGGCCGTGTTCGAGAACTACGGCGACCTGCCCTGCAAGGACGAGTGGTCCAAGATTTCCGATGAGGATCGTCAGGACATCTTCCGTTATCTCCACGACGGTGCCAAGGATTCCCCGACCCCGGCCAAGTGCGGCTGA